From a single Chitinophaga sp. Cy-1792 genomic region:
- the tssD gene encoding type VI secretion system tube protein TssD: MSFKARCTINGLDFNVLECRFSFFQSTDYCGRPNASTLAHHLELLLESSSETSLLDWMISDTATHNGSITFYRRDALSRLKELKFSDTYCIGYSEHFNAANEQPMQIKLLLSARKIQVNNSTFEHQWPA, encoded by the coding sequence CGTTGTACTATAAACGGCCTTGATTTCAATGTTCTTGAATGCCGGTTTTCCTTTTTTCAAAGCACAGATTATTGCGGCAGGCCCAATGCCAGTACACTGGCCCATCACCTGGAATTGTTGCTGGAGTCTTCATCAGAAACCAGTTTGCTGGATTGGATGATCAGCGATACAGCCACACATAACGGCAGTATTACCTTTTACCGCCGGGATGCATTGTCACGGCTGAAAGAGCTGAAGTTTTCCGACACCTACTGTATTGGCTATTCGGAGCATTTTAATGCTGCCAATGAACAACCCATGCAGATAAAACTGCTGTTATCTGCCAGGAAAATTCAGGTAAACAATTCCACATTCGAACATCAATGGCCAGCCTGA